The following DNA comes from Pseudodesulfovibrio alkaliphilus.
CGGTCTTCGAGCGCTGACCCTGCGCAGACGAACTCTCAAAGACCGGCCGGAGCCACGCCCCGGCCGGTTTTTTTTCGTCATGCGGCCAGGGAACCGGCCTCGCAGCCCACCAGGGGCTCAAGCCTCGGGGCAGCCGACCGGAACGCCTCCACCACACGCGGATCGAACTGGGCGCCCGAACAACGGATGATTTCGTCGTGGGCCCGGTCGAAGCTGCGCGACTTGCGGTAGGGACGATCCTGGAGCATGGCCGACAGCGAGTCGGCCAGGGCGATGATACGCGCCCCCAACGGGATGGCAACGCCCTTGAGGCCATAGGGGTATCCTGCCCCGTCGTATCGCTCGTGGTGATGCAGGACCATGTCCACCACCCCGAGATTGTTCAGGGAAAGCACCGGGCGCAGGATGTCTGCCCCGGCCTGGGGATGTCTGCGGATGGCCTGCCACTCGCAGGGTGTCAGAACTCCGCGCTTTCCGAGCACTGCATCAGGC
Coding sequences within:
- a CDS encoding HD-GYP domain-containing protein, translating into MREPARYPGGSGPKALDAGCGCSAHFVTTVLHQFAESLGFAIDAKDQTTRRHSDEVARVSQELALELGLSVSQAGIIHVAGHLHDIGKIGVPDAVLGKRGVLTPCEWQAIRRHPQAGADILRPVLSLNNLGVVDMVLHHHERYDGAGYPYGLKGVAIPLGARIIALADSLSAMLQDRPYRKSRSFDRAHDEIIRCSGAQFDPRVVEAFRSAAPRLEPLVGCEAGSLAA